The bacterium nucleotide sequence GTTTACACTTCTAATGTATAGCCCTGAACGATTACCTTTTCTCTATCCCAGATTATGCTCAACTATTCTACCATTATCCATCTTTATATAATAATTAAACATAGATGAGGCAAGTAATTGGGAATGGCTAATGACAAATATCTGGTCAAATGTTTGCATTATCTCTCCCTGAGTCAGAAGGTAAATTAGTGCCTGAGCACGCTCTACATCAAACGAACTTAATGGTTCATCTAAAAATATAAATGACGGGGCAATTCCTTTTTCTTGCGGTAAAGTAGCAATGGCAAAAGCCATCCGTAAGGCTAATGAGAATTGGTCTTTTGTTCCACCACTAAAAATATTCTTTGCACACCAACGCATTGCCCGTTCGTCCCAAACCTTAATTTTATAATCCTCCGTAATATCTGCATCGTGATACCTATCACAGGTAAGTAAAGGTAGTATCTTTTGCATATTTCGGATAGTATTGGGCAATACCCTGGCGACTATATTGTTTCTTGCCGTAGTCAAGATTTGTTCAGCTAAAGTCCGTATTTTAAGACTATTGCTTAAATCCTGTATCTCTTTTTCACATTGAGTAACTTCTAACCTGACATTTTCAAGATGTAATTCTCTGGCTAACTTTTCTACATGGGTTCTAATGTAACCGATTTTAGCCTCTATATCCTCTTTTTCTTTAATCAGCGTTGGCTCATACTGAACTTGCAGACGGCTATATTTAAACGCCTTTTTAATCTGGTTTGGGAAATTTTGCATTTCGTTTTCTAATTCAGTTTGAGTTTTTTGCCTTAAGTTAATTTCCCCGCGATAAGCATCTATCTGACTTTGAAGGGTCTTAAATTCTTGAAGTGTTTTTTCTTCTTGAATTTCATTAATCTCTGCTATAACCTTGTTTTTTAGACGAGGATAGTCTCTTAAACTTAAATCTCTTGAAATCTGTAGAGTTGATGTATAAATTGTGTTTATTTCATCTTTAAGTTTTGTCACAATCTCCTGGTGTTGGCTAATTTTTTCCAAAAACTGCTCTTTTTTACTCACATCTTGTAAATCCCTTTTTACCTCAGTTAATAATTGATTATATTCTGCCAATAATTTCTCACGGTCTAAAATTACTCCTAAATTCTTTGCTTTTTGGTGTAATTTAGGTTTGAATTTATCAATTATTTTACTCAGTTTATCCTTGCGGATGATAGATTTTTCTTTATCCTTTAATTTTTCTTCTTCATTGAGTTTATTCAGTTCTTGTTTGTAATTTTCAAGCACATTTTTTGATAACGAAACAGCACTTTCCTGTCCAGCAATATCTTTAGTTATTTTAGAATAATCTTCTTTTACTTGTTGAATATCAAACCCTTTCAGATTTTCTGATAAATCATTGATTAAGGCATCCGCCTGAGTAATATCTTCTGGTATGGATAAGTTTAATTTAAGCAATTTATTTTCATATTCAATCAATTTTGTCTCATCCTGTTCGTTTTTATCTCTGGTGCTTTGCCTTTGTCCATCTAATCGCAAAATCTCATCTTCTAACTCTCGTATCGTCAGGGATAGTCGATAAATAATCTTCTTCTGATTTTTAATATTGATAAATCCTGAAAATAAAGCCGCCAGGGTAATTACCACCATAATTATTCCCATTGCCAATAATCCATTTATCAAAC carries:
- a CDS encoding SMC family ATPase gives rise to the protein MIKIKKLIADNFKQLKDIEITFPQRGSFLIEGLNESGKSTLFEAIYFGLFGEALVSERRSLVELINYHSKSAYIQLQVEIRDRILTIDRILNLNSPNQWKLNIGDEVITKNIPVNERLMLELGLDGDALLNSCFVEQKKLDKLEGLDKSQREKSLMKLLNLDRLLELEQRFKVRRDEEKDLQYKLQKLELAKLKQIELHKTLEAKKRIDIKLQIINLIRLKQKINEETTNIKRLFKSIKLIEPQKIELEKKINRVGELKKTQNHLEKLISNLTQIKEQEAEINNLKKQVQDLEALNEKVPVRKKLTNEILCLSKRLARINKLEDLHKFEKEKGISLDKELEQIKKLKGTINLEETKFIQKQEKLNLSLEKEKTLAQQLKSINEKEALENWRRAKYTLYALEIINQKEKEINSQKDIKQQEKTNADHRYKKTLFTSIGINIVSIISLIISLINGLLAMGIIMVVITLAALFSGFINIKNQKKIIYRLSLTIRELEDEILRLDGQRQSTRDKNEQDETKLIEYENKLLKLNLSIPEDITQADALINDLSENLKGFDIQQVKEDYSKITKDIAGQESAVSLSKNVLENYKQELNKLNEEEKLKDKEKSIIRKDKLSKIIDKFKPKLHQKAKNLGVILDREKLLAEYNQLLTEVKRDLQDVSKKEQFLEKISQHQEIVTKLKDEINTIYTSTLQISRDLSLRDYPRLKNKVIAEINEIQEEKTLQEFKTLQSQIDAYRGEINLRQKTQTELENEMQNFPNQIKKAFKYSRLQVQYEPTLIKEKEDIEAKIGYIRTHVEKLARELHLENVRLEVTQCEKEIQDLSNSLKIRTLAEQILTTARNNIVARVLPNTIRNMQKILPLLTCDRYHDADITEDYKIKVWDERAMRWCAKNIFSGGTKDQFSLALRMAFAIATLPQEKGIAPSFIFLDEPLSSFDVERAQALIYLLTQGEIMQTFDQIFVISHSQLLASSMFNYYIKMDNGRIVEHNLG